A window of the Tiliqua scincoides isolate rTilSci1 chromosome 5, rTilSci1.hap2, whole genome shotgun sequence genome harbors these coding sequences:
- the MIEN1 gene encoding migration and invasion enhancer 1, whose amino-acid sequence MSDGSGEPAAEAPGTTGGGVRIMVEYCKPCGFESAYLELANAVKEEYPDVEIESRLGGTGAFEIEINGQLIFSKLENGGFPYEKDLIEAIRKASNGEPLEKITKSRPPCIIL is encoded by the exons ATGAGCGACGGGTCTGGGGAGCCGGCCGCGGAGGCCCCGGGCACTACCGGAGGAGGGGTCCGAATCATGGTGGAGTACTG CAAGCCCTGTGGCTTTGAGTCTGCCTACCTGGAGCTGGCTAATGCAGTGAAAGAAGAATACCCAGATGTGGAGATTGAATCCCGGCTTGGGGGGACAG GGGCTTTTGAAATTGAGATAAATGGACAGCTGATCTTCTCCAAACTCGAGAATGGAGGATTCCCTTATGAGAAAGAT CTTATTGAAGCTATCCGGAAAGCCAGCAATGGGGAGCCACTTGAGAAGATCACCAAGAGCCGGCCACCTTGTATCATCCTATAG